A genomic segment from Bos taurus isolate L1 Dominette 01449 registration number 42190680 breed Hereford chromosome 1, ARS-UCD2.0, whole genome shotgun sequence encodes:
- the PAQR9 gene encoding membrane progestin receptor epsilon isoform X1, giving the protein MERLFRGSGLLLNLQRRPRRAHKGSDGGRRGPACAPEPAPEVAGARPSQALGTMPRRLQLRSAGTKGPPGTIAAASEAASRPHALASGDSPASAKPLLRWDEVPDDFVECFILSGYRRLPCTAQECLASVLKPTNETLNFWTHFIPLLLFLSKFCRLFFLSGRDVPFHHPWLLPLWCYASGVLLTFAMSCTAHVFSCLSLRLRAAFFYLDYASISYYGFGSTVAYYYYLLPGLSLLDARVMTPYVQQRLGWHVDCTGLIAAYRALVLPVAFVLAVACTVACCKSRTDWCSYPFALRTFVFIMPLSMACPIMLESWLFDLRGENPTLFVHFYRRYFWLVVAAFFNVSKIPERIQPGLFDIIGHSHQLFHIFTFLSIYDQVYYVEEGLRQFLKEPPDAPTFLGTVGYMLLLVVCLGLVIKKFLSNAEFCSKK; this is encoded by the exons ATG gaaCGGTTGTTCAGAGGCTCTGGTCTTCTCCTGAACCTGCAGCGACGCCCCCGGCGCGCGCACAAAGGCTCCGACGGCGGCCGGCGGGGACCGGCGTGCGCGCCGGAGCCGGCGCCAGAGGTCGCCGGTGCGCGTCCTAGCCAAGCCCTGGGCACCATGCCGCGGCGCCTGCAGCTCCGGAGCGCGGGCACAAAGGGCCCGCCTGGCACGATCGCGGCGGCTTCGGAGGCCGCCTCGCGTCCCCACGCCTTGGCCTCCGGGGACTCCCCGGCATCCGCCAAGCCGCTGCTGCGCTGGGACGAGGTGCCCGACGACTTCGTGGAGTGCTTCATCCTGTCGGGCTACCGGCGGCTGCCGTGCACGGCGCAGGAGTGCCTGGCCTCGGTGCTGAAGCCCACCAATGAGACGCTCAACTTCTGGACGCACTTCATCCCGCTGCTGCTGTTCCTGAGCAAGTTCTGCCGCCTCTTTTTCCTGAGCGGCCGCGACGTGCCCTTCCACCATCCGTGGCTGCTGCCGCTGTGGTGCTACGCGTCGGGCGTGCTGCTGACCTTCGCCATGAGCTGCACGGCGCACGTGTTCAGCTGCCTCTCGCTGCGCCTGCGCGCCGCCTTCTTCTACCTGGACTACGCGTCCATCAGCTACTACGGCTTCGGGAGCACCGTGGCCTACTACTACTACCTGTTGCCAGGCCTGAGCTTGTTGGACGCCCGGGTGATGACCCCGTACGTGCAGCAGCGCCTGGGCTGGCACGTGGACTGCACGGGCCTCATCGCCGCCTACCGCGCGCTCGTGCTGCCCGTGGCCTTCGTGCTGGCGGTGGCCTGCACCGTGGCCTGCTGCAAGAGCCGCACCGACTGGTGCTCTTACCCGTTCGCGCTGCGCACCTTCGTCTTCATCATGCCGCTGAGCATGGCCTGCCCCATCATGCTGGAGAGCTGGCTCTTTGACCTGCGCGGGGAGAACCCCACGCTCTTCGTGCACTTCTACCGCCGCTACTTCTGGCTGGTGGTGGCTGCCTTCTTCAACGTGAGCAAGATCCCCGAGCGCATCCAGCCGGGCCTCTTCGACATCATCGGCCACAGCCACCAGCTCTTCCACATTTTCACCTTCCTCAGCATCTACGATCAGGTGTACTACGTTGAGGAGGGCCTGCGCCAGTTCCTCAAGGAGCCACCGGACGCGCCCACCTTCCTGGGCACCGTGGgctacatgctgctgctggtCGTCTGCCTGGGGCTGGTCATCAAGAAGTTCCTCAGCAACGCCGAATTCTGCAGTAAAAAGTGA
- the PAQR9 gene encoding membrane progestin receptor epsilon: MPRRLQLRSAGTKGPPGTIAAASEAASRPHALASGDSPASAKPLLRWDEVPDDFVECFILSGYRRLPCTAQECLASVLKPTNETLNFWTHFIPLLLFLSKFCRLFFLSGRDVPFHHPWLLPLWCYASGVLLTFAMSCTAHVFSCLSLRLRAAFFYLDYASISYYGFGSTVAYYYYLLPGLSLLDARVMTPYVQQRLGWHVDCTGLIAAYRALVLPVAFVLAVACTVACCKSRTDWCSYPFALRTFVFIMPLSMACPIMLESWLFDLRGENPTLFVHFYRRYFWLVVAAFFNVSKIPERIQPGLFDIIGHSHQLFHIFTFLSIYDQVYYVEEGLRQFLKEPPDAPTFLGTVGYMLLLVVCLGLVIKKFLSNAEFCSKK; the protein is encoded by the coding sequence ATGCCGCGGCGCCTGCAGCTCCGGAGCGCGGGCACAAAGGGCCCGCCTGGCACGATCGCGGCGGCTTCGGAGGCCGCCTCGCGTCCCCACGCCTTGGCCTCCGGGGACTCCCCGGCATCCGCCAAGCCGCTGCTGCGCTGGGACGAGGTGCCCGACGACTTCGTGGAGTGCTTCATCCTGTCGGGCTACCGGCGGCTGCCGTGCACGGCGCAGGAGTGCCTGGCCTCGGTGCTGAAGCCCACCAATGAGACGCTCAACTTCTGGACGCACTTCATCCCGCTGCTGCTGTTCCTGAGCAAGTTCTGCCGCCTCTTTTTCCTGAGCGGCCGCGACGTGCCCTTCCACCATCCGTGGCTGCTGCCGCTGTGGTGCTACGCGTCGGGCGTGCTGCTGACCTTCGCCATGAGCTGCACGGCGCACGTGTTCAGCTGCCTCTCGCTGCGCCTGCGCGCCGCCTTCTTCTACCTGGACTACGCGTCCATCAGCTACTACGGCTTCGGGAGCACCGTGGCCTACTACTACTACCTGTTGCCAGGCCTGAGCTTGTTGGACGCCCGGGTGATGACCCCGTACGTGCAGCAGCGCCTGGGCTGGCACGTGGACTGCACGGGCCTCATCGCCGCCTACCGCGCGCTCGTGCTGCCCGTGGCCTTCGTGCTGGCGGTGGCCTGCACCGTGGCCTGCTGCAAGAGCCGCACCGACTGGTGCTCTTACCCGTTCGCGCTGCGCACCTTCGTCTTCATCATGCCGCTGAGCATGGCCTGCCCCATCATGCTGGAGAGCTGGCTCTTTGACCTGCGCGGGGAGAACCCCACGCTCTTCGTGCACTTCTACCGCCGCTACTTCTGGCTGGTGGTGGCTGCCTTCTTCAACGTGAGCAAGATCCCCGAGCGCATCCAGCCGGGCCTCTTCGACATCATCGGCCACAGCCACCAGCTCTTCCACATTTTCACCTTCCTCAGCATCTACGATCAGGTGTACTACGTTGAGGAGGGCCTGCGCCAGTTCCTCAAGGAGCCACCGGACGCGCCCACCTTCCTGGGCACCGTGGgctacatgctgctgctggtCGTCTGCCTGGGGCTGGTCATCAAGAAGTTCCTCAGCAACGCCGAATTCTGCAGTAAAAAGTGA